A stretch of the Psychroserpens sp. Hel_I_66 genome encodes the following:
- a CDS encoding DUF1456 family protein, which produces MTNNDIFKKLRVAHKLRDDDIVKILELVDFRMTKSELNAMFRREDHPNYMECGDQVLRNFLNALIIHLRGPLPKPQKKKP; this is translated from the coding sequence ATGACAAACAACGATATATTTAAAAAACTAAGAGTAGCCCATAAATTGCGTGATGACGATATTGTAAAAATTCTTGAACTCGTAGATTTTAGGATGACAAAAAGTGAACTAAATGCAATGTTTAGACGTGAAGACCACCCTAATTACATGGAGTGTGGTGATCAAGTATTGAGAAATTTTCTTAATGCATTAATCATCCATTTGAGAGGTCCCTTACCAAAACCACAAAAAAAGAAGCCTTAA
- a CDS encoding phosphoadenylyl-sulfate reductase yields the protein MFETTSINKVVPNISEAEIKALNIKYKPLSATERIKQLYKDFDVSEVMLTSSFAATSAFLLKLFSEVNKEQNVFFIDTGYHFEDTIKYKEELTERYGLNVSSISALKEEHEFTTKDETWKKNPDFCCSINKVKPLDIIKNQYKVWVSGLMEWQSDHRKTLDIFELRGEILKFYPLLDISKEKRDAYIKEHDLPFHPLVAKGYNSIGCKHCTVPGEDRDGRWNNSPKTECGLHL from the coding sequence ATGTTTGAAACAACCTCAATAAATAAAGTCGTTCCTAATATTTCAGAAGCAGAAATAAAAGCACTTAACATTAAGTACAAACCGTTATCTGCTACTGAAAGAATCAAACAACTTTACAAAGATTTTGATGTGTCTGAGGTGATGCTTACCAGTTCCTTTGCTGCGACCTCAGCTTTTTTATTGAAGCTGTTTTCCGAAGTAAATAAAGAACAAAACGTTTTCTTTATTGATACAGGTTATCATTTTGAAGATACAATTAAATATAAGGAAGAATTGACCGAGCGTTATGGGTTAAATGTCTCGTCTATTAGTGCGCTCAAAGAGGAACACGAATTCACTACAAAAGATGAAACTTGGAAAAAAAATCCTGATTTTTGTTGCTCAATCAATAAGGTCAAGCCTTTGGATATCATCAAAAATCAATATAAGGTTTGGGTCTCTGGGTTGATGGAATGGCAAAGTGACCATCGTAAGACGCTCGATATTTTTGAGTTGAGAGGTGAGATTTTAAAGTTTTATCCTCTGTTGGATATTTCTAAGGAAAAACGTGACGCATATATAAAAGAGCACGATTTACCTTTTCATCCCTTGGTAGCAAAAGGCTATAATTCTATTGGATGTAAACACTGCACAGTACCTGGTGAAGATCGGGATGGTCGTTGGAATAACAGCCCTAAAACGGAATGCGGACTACATTTGTAA
- a CDS encoding T9SS type A sorting domain-containing protein: MKTKLLLSFFASILFAGAQSPISNYFSAPLSEFAVVSGTIDQTPTGPNANWNFSGLTSTETNVDTYTTPTAAQLADYPGTTQVFTITDGAMNTNQTFYKVVGSELSLTGAGNTQFTLDYNTDNAFIGTYPLTYGTSPTVDNIAGQIEAQGQTPNYTGTITTEVDAYGTLTFNVTVQGSYTGNVTRVRTVQVISFTVVIFPGTATIVTNTYYKDSDGSLVFRTNDGSVSVPGVGVNESFSTSEALITNTLSVEDNNPVSNLIEMYPNPARDVLTIRSNSIAIEDVSIMDINGRRVLTSNTENETINISSLKTGIYLVAISSESGTITKKLIKQ, from the coding sequence ATGAAAACAAAACTACTCTTATCTTTTTTTGCTTCAATATTATTTGCTGGTGCTCAATCACCTATAAGTAATTATTTTAGTGCCCCATTGTCAGAATTTGCTGTGGTCTCTGGTACAATAGACCAAACTCCAACTGGACCAAATGCAAATTGGAACTTTAGCGGTTTAACATCAACCGAAACCAACGTTGACACCTATACAACGCCAACTGCTGCGCAACTTGCAGATTATCCAGGCACAACACAAGTGTTTACGATTACAGATGGAGCAATGAATACCAATCAAACATTCTACAAAGTTGTTGGGTCTGAACTTTCATTAACTGGAGCAGGAAACACTCAATTTACTTTAGACTATAATACAGACAATGCGTTTATTGGGACCTATCCTTTAACTTATGGTACGTCACCTACTGTAGATAATATTGCAGGTCAAATAGAGGCACAAGGCCAGACGCCAAATTATACTGGAACGATCACGACCGAAGTTGATGCATACGGGACGTTAACTTTCAACGTTACAGTTCAAGGCTCATATACAGGAAACGTAACACGAGTTAGAACTGTACAGGTAATTTCATTTACTGTCGTTATATTTCCAGGAACTGCTACGATTGTTACTAATACCTATTACAAAGATTCAGATGGATCATTGGTTTTTAGAACAAATGACGGTTCCGTAAGTGTTCCAGGTGTTGGAGTTAATGAGTCTTTTTCTACTTCCGAAGCTTTAATCACAAACACATTATCTGTTGAGGATAATAATCCAGTTTCTAATCTTATAGAGATGTATCCAAATCCAGCTCGTGATGTGTTGACGATAAGATCTAACTCTATCGCTATAGAAGATGTGAGCATCATGGATATCAACGGTAGAAGGGTACTAACTTCTAATACAGAAAATGAAACTATCAACATCAGTTCATTAAAAACAGGGATCTATTTGGTTGCGATTTCTTCGGAAAGTGGTACGATCACAAAAAAGCTGATTAAGCAATAA
- the sucC gene encoding ADP-forming succinate--CoA ligase subunit beta — protein sequence MNLHEYQGKELLSSFGVRIQRGIVAQNAEEAVAAAKKLTEDTGTGWHVIKAQVHAGGRGKGGGVKLAKSLDEVKTIAGQIIGMDLVTPQTSAEGKRVHQVLVAEDVYYPGDSEPEEYYMSVLLNRGTGRNMIMYSTEGGMDIETVAEETPHLIFHEEIDPATGILPFQARKIAFNLGLSGAAFKDMTKFVSALYKAYEQSDSSLFEINPVLKTSDDKIMAVDAKVSLDDNALFRHKDLADLRDLREENPIEVEAGEKGLNYVDLDGNVGCMVNGAGLAMATMDLIKQAGGEPANFLDVGGTADAARVEAAFELILRDPAVKAILINIFGGIVRCDRVAQGVIDAYKNMGNIEVPIIVRLQGTNADIAKKLIDSSGLDVMSATEFQEAADKVQQVLA from the coding sequence ATGAATTTACACGAATATCAAGGAAAAGAATTATTAAGCAGTTTTGGCGTACGTATTCAACGTGGTATCGTTGCACAAAATGCTGAAGAAGCAGTTGCAGCAGCTAAGAAATTAACTGAAGATACTGGCACAGGATGGCACGTTATTAAAGCTCAGGTTCACGCAGGTGGACGCGGTAAGGGTGGTGGTGTAAAACTTGCTAAAAGCCTTGACGAAGTGAAAACAATCGCGGGACAAATTATTGGGATGGACTTAGTGACACCTCAAACGTCTGCGGAAGGTAAAAGAGTTCACCAGGTTTTGGTAGCAGAAGATGTGTATTATCCTGGAGATTCTGAGCCAGAGGAATATTACATGTCTGTACTTTTAAATAGAGGCACAGGTCGTAATATGATCATGTATTCTACAGAAGGAGGTATGGATATCGAAACTGTTGCAGAGGAAACTCCGCATTTGATTTTCCATGAAGAAATTGATCCAGCAACTGGGATTTTACCTTTTCAAGCGCGTAAGATTGCCTTTAACTTAGGGTTGTCTGGAGCAGCTTTTAAGGATATGACAAAGTTTGTTTCGGCATTATATAAAGCTTATGAGCAATCAGATTCTTCATTATTCGAGATCAATCCAGTTTTAAAAACAAGTGATGATAAAATAATGGCAGTAGATGCTAAAGTGTCTTTAGATGACAATGCTTTATTTAGACATAAGGATTTAGCAGATCTACGTGATTTACGTGAAGAAAATCCAATAGAAGTTGAAGCTGGAGAAAAAGGACTTAACTACGTTGACCTTGACGGTAACGTTGGTTGTATGGTAAATGGAGCAGGTTTGGCAATGGCAACTATGGATTTGATCAAACAAGCAGGAGGAGAGCCAGCAAACTTTTTGGACGTTGGAGGTACTGCAGATGCAGCTAGAGTAGAGGCAGCATTTGAGTTGATCTTAAGAGATCCAGCTGTAAAGGCTATATTAATAAACATATTTGGTGGTATCGTTAGATGTGATCGTGTTGCCCAAGGTGTGATTGACGCTTATAAGAATATGGGTAATATTGAAGTGCCAATTATTGTACGTTTACAGGGAACGAATGCAGATATTGCTAAAAAATTAATTGATAGTTCTGGATTAGATGTAATGAGTGCAACTGAATTTCAAGAAGCTGCAGATAAAGTACAGCAGGTTTTAGCGTAA
- the lysA gene encoding diaminopimelate decarboxylase: MENNTLLQIAAEFGSPVYVYDAEKIQFQYKRLTSAFSKVKKLKLNYAVKALSNISVLKLFDQLGSGLDTVSIQEVQLGLKAGFKPEQIIYTPNGVSLAEIEKAAKLGVQINIDNLSVLEQFGTKHPKVPVCIRINPHVMAGGNTNISVGHIDSKFGISIHQIPHLLRIVENTKMNINGIHMHTGSDILDIDVFLYASEILFDTAKNFKNLDFIDFGSGFKVPYKKGDIETNIEELGEKLSKRFNDFCKSYGKQLTLAFEPGKFLVSEAGYFLTRVNVVKQTTSTVFAQVDSGFNHLIRPMLYGSQHEIINISNPGGRERFYSVVGYICETDTFANNRRINEINEDDILAFKNAGAYCYSMASNYNSRYRPAEVLWYNKKAHLIRKRETFDDILNNQVEISL, encoded by the coding sequence ATGGAAAATAACACGTTATTGCAAATAGCAGCAGAGTTTGGAAGTCCGGTTTATGTTTACGATGCTGAGAAAATCCAATTTCAGTATAAACGTTTAACCTCTGCGTTTAGTAAGGTAAAAAAACTAAAACTCAATTATGCAGTTAAAGCGTTGTCTAATATTTCTGTTTTAAAATTATTTGATCAATTGGGTTCTGGATTGGATACTGTTTCGATTCAAGAGGTACAATTGGGATTAAAAGCGGGTTTTAAACCTGAGCAAATCATTTATACGCCTAATGGAGTTTCCCTAGCGGAAATTGAAAAAGCTGCAAAACTTGGCGTTCAAATAAATATCGATAATCTTTCGGTATTAGAACAATTTGGAACGAAACACCCCAAAGTACCTGTTTGTATTCGTATCAATCCACATGTGATGGCTGGTGGTAACACTAACATTTCTGTAGGGCATATTGATAGTAAGTTTGGGATTTCTATTCATCAAATTCCGCATTTGCTTCGCATTGTTGAGAATACAAAAATGAATATCAACGGAATTCACATGCATACAGGCAGTGATATTCTTGATATTGATGTCTTTTTATACGCTAGCGAAATATTGTTTGATACTGCTAAAAACTTTAAGAATTTAGATTTTATAGATTTTGGATCTGGGTTTAAAGTTCCATACAAAAAAGGAGATATTGAAACCAATATTGAAGAACTGGGCGAAAAATTATCCAAACGTTTTAATGACTTTTGTAAATCATACGGAAAGCAATTAACCTTAGCCTTTGAACCAGGTAAGTTTTTGGTTAGTGAGGCTGGTTACTTTTTAACGCGTGTAAACGTTGTAAAACAAACCACCTCAACCGTTTTTGCACAAGTAGATAGTGGTTTTAATCATTTAATTAGACCAATGCTTTATGGATCGCAACATGAGATTATTAATATTTCAAATCCTGGAGGGCGTGAGCGTTTTTACTCTGTTGTTGGCTATATCTGCGAAACAGATACCTTTGCCAATAACAGAAGGATCAATGAAATCAACGAGGATGATATTTTAGCGTTTAAAAATGCTGGTGCTTATTGTTACTCGATGGCATCAAATTATAATTCGCGTTATCGCCCAGCAGAAGTACTATGGTATAATAAAAAAGCACACCTTATTAGAAAAAGGGAGACTTTTGATGATATTTTGAATAATCAAGTTGAAATTAGTTTATAA
- a CDS encoding AI-2E family transporter: MKQIAPKVIRQIFILLLIILTGILIFREITPYLSGVLGAITFYILLRKPMTKLVKHYKWKSSLAAITLMLASFFGVLIPLSGFALMLGNKIGEAANNSEKVVTAFKHQISGIETKTGMDINSQIDTKSITSWLAENLQNMAGSTFNVFIAIGLMYFMLYFMLTNRKALRHSLREYIPMNTDNLNQIGKEIQAMVKSNAIGIPLVALAQGIIALIGFLIFGIEDPFFWFVIVTIGSMIPFVGTLIGILPVFILTLSSGQDFQAWGILIYGLVVVGSTDNIIRLYVLQKLDNVHPLVTLIGVIVGVPLFGFIGLIFGPLLVSLFMALVKIYKEEYGKNQPETENEHL; the protein is encoded by the coding sequence ATGAAACAGATCGCACCTAAGGTCATTCGCCAAATTTTTATTCTACTGCTTATTATTCTCACTGGTATTTTGATTTTTCGAGAAATCACCCCTTATTTGAGTGGCGTTTTGGGAGCTATTACCTTCTACATTTTACTAAGAAAGCCCATGACTAAATTAGTAAAACACTATAAATGGAAATCTTCTCTAGCTGCTATAACTTTAATGTTAGCTTCGTTTTTTGGAGTGTTGATTCCTTTAAGTGGCTTTGCTTTGATGTTAGGCAACAAAATAGGAGAAGCTGCGAATAATAGTGAAAAAGTAGTTACAGCATTCAAACATCAAATTTCTGGCATTGAAACTAAAACGGGCATGGATATAAACTCTCAAATCGATACAAAATCTATAACATCCTGGCTTGCAGAAAATTTACAAAATATGGCAGGCAGTACATTCAATGTATTTATTGCGATTGGATTAATGTATTTTATGCTCTATTTCATGCTTACAAATCGTAAAGCACTGCGTCACTCTCTTCGTGAATACATCCCAATGAATACCGATAATCTAAATCAAATTGGCAAGGAAATTCAAGCCATGGTAAAATCAAATGCCATTGGTATACCATTGGTGGCCCTAGCTCAAGGAATAATTGCACTTATTGGATTTCTTATTTTTGGTATTGAAGATCCATTCTTTTGGTTCGTTATTGTGACAATAGGGTCGATGATCCCTTTTGTTGGAACACTTATAGGCATATTACCGGTATTTATCTTGACACTCTCAAGTGGTCAAGATTTTCAAGCGTGGGGAATCCTTATTTACGGTTTGGTAGTTGTTGGCTCAACAGATAATATCATACGATTGTACGTACTCCAAAAACTTGATAATGTCCATCCTTTAGTAACTCTAATAGGTGTTATTGTAGGTGTACCGTTATTTGGGTTCATTGGTTTGATTTTTGGACCTCTTCTCGTTAGCTTGTTTATGGCATTGGTTAAAATATATAAGGAAGAATATGGTAAAAACCAACCGGAAACCGAGAATGAGCATCTTTAA
- a CDS encoding M20/M25/M40 family metallo-hydrolase, translating into MKHCLTLLLLCISFQFSAQTDEENVKNIYSNSLTNGMSYLWLDHLSNQIGGRLSGSLNAEKAVEYTKAEFEKLGLDKVWLQPVMVPRWVRGAPEFAYIETSPGMTTNVNICALGGSIATRAGGLKAKVIEVKGLEELKTLGEDKIKGKIVFFNRPMQADLISTFDAYGGCVDQRYAGAMEAAKFGAAGVIVRSMNLRLDDFPHTGSMSYGDLPNSKRIPSAAISTNDAELLSGMLALDKNINFFFSQNCKQLDDVQSYNVIGEITGSEFPNEIIVVGGHLDSWDLGDGSHDDGAGVVQSMDVLRLLKESGIKPKRTIRAVLFMNEENGLRGGNKYAEVAKSKNEKHVFALESDAGGFTPRGFSFDCSDVMFAKIESWKPLFKPYLIHYFEQGGSGADIGPLKDNNIVLAGLRPDSQRYFDHHHAANDMFEHVNKRELELGAASMTALIYLMDKYGTETISNTSKLKD; encoded by the coding sequence ATGAAGCATTGTCTTACATTATTATTACTCTGTATTAGTTTTCAATTTTCGGCACAGACCGATGAAGAAAATGTAAAGAATATATACTCAAATTCCTTAACAAATGGGATGAGCTACCTATGGTTAGACCATTTGTCTAATCAAATTGGTGGACGGTTATCTGGATCCTTAAATGCAGAAAAGGCAGTAGAGTACACAAAGGCAGAATTCGAAAAACTAGGTTTAGATAAGGTTTGGCTCCAACCCGTAATGGTACCACGTTGGGTTAGGGGAGCTCCAGAGTTTGCTTATATAGAAACGTCTCCTGGCATGACTACAAATGTAAATATTTGTGCATTGGGTGGCTCAATTGCGACACGTGCAGGTGGTTTAAAAGCCAAAGTTATAGAAGTGAAAGGATTAGAAGAGCTCAAAACTTTGGGTGAAGATAAAATAAAAGGGAAAATTGTTTTTTTTAATAGACCAATGCAAGCCGATTTAATTAGCACGTTTGATGCTTATGGAGGTTGTGTAGATCAACGTTATGCAGGAGCAATGGAAGCTGCTAAATTTGGAGCAGCGGGAGTTATTGTAAGATCTATGAACTTAAGATTAGATGATTTTCCCCATACAGGCAGTATGAGTTATGGAGATTTGCCAAACAGTAAACGAATCCCTTCTGCAGCAATTAGTACTAACGATGCCGAATTATTGAGCGGAATGTTAGCGCTCGATAAAAACATAAATTTCTTTTTCAGTCAAAATTGTAAACAGCTTGACGATGTACAATCGTACAACGTCATAGGTGAAATTACCGGAAGCGAATTTCCTAACGAGATTATCGTTGTTGGTGGTCATTTAGACTCTTGGGATTTGGGAGACGGTTCTCATGATGATGGAGCAGGAGTAGTACAATCTATGGATGTTTTACGATTGCTGAAAGAAAGCGGAATTAAACCAAAGAGAACTATAAGAGCTGTTTTGTTTATGAATGAGGAAAACGGTTTGCGTGGTGGTAATAAATATGCAGAGGTCGCCAAATCCAAAAACGAAAAGCATGTGTTTGCATTAGAAAGTGATGCTGGCGGATTCACGCCAAGAGGTTTCAGTTTTGATTGTAGCGATGTTATGTTTGCAAAGATTGAAAGCTGGAAACCACTTTTCAAACCCTATTTAATTCATTATTTTGAACAAGGCGGTAGTGGCGCAGATATTGGTCCGCTTAAAGACAACAATATTGTTCTTGCAGGCTTGCGACCAGATTCCCAACGTTATTTTGACCACCATCATGCAGCAAACGATATGTTTGAGCATGTCAATAAACGCGAGCTAGAATTGGGAGCAGCATCGATGACAGCATTAATTTATTTGATGGATAAATACGGGACGGAGACAATTTCTAATACTTCAAAATTAAAGGATTAA
- a CDS encoding PPK2 family polyphosphate kinase, giving the protein MKKDININDFKVTSPVKIEDLSTTFDLDADKKDIEDELQDVCKDLAKIQNAMYAHGKYAVLICIQGMDTAGKDSMIREVFKELNARGVVVHSFKVPTELELNHDYLWRHYIALPARGKFGVFNRTHYENVLVTRVHPEYILGESLPDVNDLNDIDDAFWEKRFTQINNFEKHIAQNGTIIFKFFLHLSKDEQKNRLLRRLHKEEKNWKFSAGDLEERELWDEYQECYEDAINRTSKDHAPWFTIPADDKPTARYIVAKILYDTLKKYDDIKEPELDDETKANLDEYIKKLENE; this is encoded by the coding sequence ATGAAAAAGGACATAAACATCAACGATTTTAAAGTCACCTCACCAGTCAAAATAGAAGATCTTTCAACAACTTTTGATTTGGATGCCGATAAAAAAGACATTGAAGATGAGTTGCAGGATGTATGCAAGGATTTAGCAAAAATCCAAAATGCCATGTATGCGCACGGTAAATATGCAGTTCTTATTTGTATTCAAGGTATGGATACAGCTGGTAAGGATAGTATGATTCGAGAGGTTTTTAAAGAATTGAATGCAAGAGGCGTTGTAGTTCATAGTTTTAAGGTGCCTACGGAATTAGAGCTAAATCACGACTATTTATGGCGTCATTACATCGCACTTCCTGCTCGCGGGAAATTTGGTGTTTTTAATCGTACACATTATGAAAATGTCCTTGTAACCCGAGTTCATCCTGAGTATATTTTAGGAGAAAGCCTGCCAGATGTAAATGATCTTAATGATATAGATGATGCTTTTTGGGAAAAGCGTTTTACACAAATCAATAATTTTGAAAAGCACATCGCTCAAAACGGGACCATCATTTTTAAATTCTTTCTACACCTTTCAAAGGACGAACAAAAAAATAGATTGTTAAGACGACTTCATAAAGAAGAAAAAAACTGGAAATTTTCGGCAGGAGATCTTGAAGAGCGAGAATTGTGGGACGAGTATCAAGAGTGTTATGAGGATGCTATCAATAGAACTTCTAAAGACCATGCACCATGGTTTACTATACCTGCAGATGATAAACCTACTGCACGCTATATTGTTGCTAAAATATTATACGATACGCTTAAAAAATACGACGATATAAAAGAGCCAGAACTTGATGACGAAACCAAGGCTAATTTAGACGAGTACATTAAGAAATTAGAAAATGAATGA
- a CDS encoding sigma-54-dependent transcriptional regulator, translated as MAKILVIEDEAAIRRVLVKILSEESDTYEVSEAEDGLAGIEMIKKDDYDLVLCDIKMPKMDGIEVLEAAKKIKPEVPMVMISGHGDLDTAVNTMRLGAFDYISKPPDLNRLLNTVRIALDTKVLVVENKMLKKKVSKKYEMIGESEAIDHIKDMIEKVSATDARVLITGPNGTGKELVAHWIHQKSDRSKGPLIEVNCAAIPSELIESELFGHVKGAFTSAVKDRAGKFEAANGGTIFLDEIGDMSLSAQAKVLRALQENKIQRVGNDRDIKVDVRVVAATNKNLKEEISEGRFREDLYHRLAVILIKVPALNDRREDIPLLVDYFTNKISEEQGTAKKSFSDKAIKLLQEYDWTGNIRELRNVVERLIILGEKEVSENDVKLFASK; from the coding sequence ATGGCGAAGATTTTAGTAATAGAAGACGAAGCAGCAATTAGAAGAGTGTTGGTAAAAATTCTTTCCGAAGAAAGCGATACCTACGAAGTGAGCGAAGCAGAAGACGGTCTAGCAGGAATAGAAATGATCAAAAAAGACGATTATGATTTAGTGCTATGTGATATTAAAATGCCTAAGATGGATGGTATTGAGGTATTAGAGGCTGCTAAAAAAATTAAGCCAGAAGTACCTATGGTCATGATTTCTGGGCATGGCGATTTAGATACAGCTGTCAACACAATGCGTCTGGGAGCGTTTGATTATATCTCAAAACCACCAGATCTAAACAGATTGCTCAATACCGTTAGAATTGCTCTAGATACTAAAGTTTTAGTTGTAGAAAATAAAATGCTCAAAAAGAAAGTGAGCAAAAAATATGAGATGATTGGCGAGAGTGAAGCCATTGACCATATCAAAGACATGATAGAAAAAGTATCTGCTACAGATGCCAGAGTACTAATTACGGGACCCAACGGAACTGGAAAAGAACTCGTTGCACACTGGATCCATCAAAAAAGTGATCGCTCAAAAGGACCATTAATTGAGGTTAATTGTGCTGCGATTCCTTCGGAATTAATTGAAAGTGAGCTATTTGGTCACGTCAAAGGAGCATTCACAAGTGCTGTTAAAGACAGAGCAGGTAAATTTGAAGCTGCCAATGGAGGTACCATTTTTTTAGATGAAATTGGAGATATGAGCTTATCTGCTCAAGCAAAAGTATTGCGTGCTTTACAGGAAAATAAAATTCAGCGAGTTGGTAATGACAGGGATATTAAGGTCGATGTTCGGGTGGTTGCTGCAACTAACAAAAACCTGAAGGAAGAAATTTCCGAAGGTAGATTTAGAGAGGATCTATATCATAGATTGGCGGTAATTCTTATAAAGGTGCCAGCCTTAAATGATAGACGAGAAGATATTCCTTTGTTGGTCGATTATTTTACTAATAAAATTTCCGAAGAACAGGGAACTGCAAAAAAATCGTTTTCTGATAAGGCCATAAAACTGCTTCAAGAATATGATTGGACAGGAAATATTCGTGAACTGCGAAATGTAGTAGAACGTTTGATTATTCTTGGCGAAAAAGAAGTGAGTGAGAACGATGTAAAACTCTTTGCTTCAAAATAA
- a CDS encoding DUF6268 family outer membrane beta-barrel protein, producing MNHIFKNFFLVIICTFSIQIANAQLTDLARLEYSFIPKSDSEDQYTRLRAMVNYPIEIKPDTYFILGAEYNRIILNLEDDYLFDKSLFETIHIIDLNLGYTFKTSEKWRWGFRLNPRIASTLTEKITMDDFFINGGVFAIIDRTKDESMKRPYRLILGLTYNATTGVPFPLPFVSYYRRINEEWSFSAGVPKSNLKYFFDEKNIVQVFASLDGYFAHLQRPQTILGKQVDDISLSLAVGGLGYEYNFTKHLVGYMYTGYTFRLNNVLRDDNRDDVFKLDDVNAFYLRTGIKFKI from the coding sequence ATGAATCACATATTTAAAAACTTTTTTTTAGTAATTATCTGCACGTTTTCAATTCAAATTGCAAATGCGCAACTCACAGATTTGGCACGTTTAGAATACTCGTTTATACCAAAAAGTGATTCTGAGGATCAATACACCAGATTACGAGCTATGGTCAATTACCCGATCGAAATAAAGCCAGATACTTATTTTATTTTAGGAGCTGAGTATAACAGGATCATTCTTAATTTAGAAGATGATTATCTATTTGATAAATCCCTGTTCGAAACCATTCATATTATAGATTTAAATCTTGGCTATACATTTAAGACAAGTGAAAAGTGGCGCTGGGGTTTTAGGCTTAATCCTAGAATTGCATCCACTTTAACAGAGAAAATTACCATGGATGATTTTTTTATAAACGGAGGTGTGTTTGCGATTATTGATAGAACAAAGGATGAGTCTATGAAACGCCCTTATCGTTTAATTTTAGGATTAACCTATAATGCAACTACAGGTGTTCCATTTCCTTTACCGTTTGTGAGTTATTACAGACGTATTAATGAAGAATGGTCTTTTTCCGCAGGAGTACCAAAATCAAACTTGAAATATTTTTTTGATGAAAAGAATATCGTGCAGGTGTTTGCATCCTTAGATGGATACTTTGCACATTTGCAACGTCCTCAAACAATATTGGGGAAACAGGTTGATGATATTTCGTTATCCTTAGCTGTTGGCGGTTTAGGTTACGAATATAATTTTACAAAGCATTTAGTGGGCTATATGTACACAGGATATACCTTTAGACTTAATAATGTTTTAAGAGATGATAATAGAGATGATGTTTTTAAATTGGATGATGTCAATGCATTTTATTTAAGAACAGGAATTAAATTTAAAATATAA
- a CDS encoding mechanosensitive ion channel family protein, giving the protein MVQDLSKIEETITESSIWENIRSFLKQHVDLSEDISISIFDVFVIIAVIFLTTLVLRLVLRIITRNLPEDDKSKFNVVFGYFRWLIYLIIFLITLHTVGVNVTAVFAASAALLIGVGLALQTLFQDIISGVFILIDQSVHVGDIIEIDGKVGRVEEIKLRTTRAVTIDNKVLVIPNHLYLENSLYNWTQNGTTTRENVEVGVAYGSDVQLVKKILLQAASTHPDVLSEPEPTVVFMNFGESSLDFKIVFTLADSFKAQFPKSDIRFEIDKLFRENNVTIPFPQRDIHIIQKPVK; this is encoded by the coding sequence ATGGTACAGGATTTATCTAAGATAGAAGAAACTATTACCGAAAGTTCAATTTGGGAAAACATTAGATCGTTTCTAAAACAACATGTCGACCTAAGTGAGGACATTAGTATTTCTATTTTTGATGTATTCGTTATAATAGCTGTAATATTTTTAACAACCTTAGTATTAAGGCTTGTTTTAAGAATCATCACTAGAAATCTCCCAGAAGACGATAAAAGCAAGTTCAATGTCGTCTTTGGATATTTTAGGTGGCTTATTTACTTAATTATATTTTTAATAACACTCCATACCGTTGGAGTTAATGTTACTGCTGTTTTCGCAGCGTCTGCAGCGTTGTTAATTGGTGTAGGTCTTGCGTTGCAAACATTGTTTCAGGATATTATTTCTGGAGTTTTTATCTTAATTGATCAATCTGTTCATGTTGGTGATATTATAGAAATTGATGGTAAAGTAGGTCGAGTCGAAGAAATAAAGTTAAGAACAACAAGAGCTGTTACTATTGACAACAAGGTTTTGGTCATACCAAACCATTTATATTTAGAGAACAGTCTCTATAACTGGACACAAAACGGAACGACAACAAGGGAAAATGTAGAAGTGGGTGTGGCCTATGGGAGTGATGTTCAGTTAGTAAAAAAAATATTGCTACAGGCAGCTAGCACGCATCCAGATGTTTTGAGTGAACCAGAACCAACAGTAGTTTTTATGAACTTTGGAGAAAGTTCTCTAGATTTCAAAATCGTATTCACATTGGCAGATAGTTTTAAGGCCCAATTTCCTAAAAGTGATATTCGTTTTGAAATCGATAAACTTTTTAGGGAAAATAATGTTACAATTCCTTTTCCTCAAAGAGATATTCATATTATTCAGAAGCCTGTAAAGTAA